One part of the Leucobacter triazinivorans genome encodes these proteins:
- a CDS encoding DUF3107 domain-containing protein → MEVRIGIKHSPRELSFETESTADEVRALVEDAVAKDAALITLADAKGRQYLVDAESIAYIELGGEGSRKVGFIS, encoded by the coding sequence GTGGAAGTTCGCATCGGCATCAAGCACTCGCCCCGTGAGCTCTCGTTCGAGACCGAGTCGACCGCAGACGAGGTGCGCGCCCTCGTCGAGGACGCCGTCGCCAAGGACGCCGCGCTGATCACTCTTGCCGATGCCAAGGGCCGTCAGTATCTCGTCGACGCCGAGTCGATCGCCTACATCGAGCTCGGCGGCGAGGGCAGCCGCAAGGTCGGCTTCATCAGCTGA
- a CDS encoding bifunctional phosphopantothenoylcysteine decarboxylase/phosphopantothenate synthase produces MNIVLGVTGGIAAYKAVAVARLLVEDGHDVHVVPTDDALRFVGAPTWEAISRNPVTTSVHEDVPEVRHVALGQRADLVIVAPATANSLARMAAGLADDLLGTTLLATRAPLLVAPAMHTEMWQHPATQDNVAILRSRGVELVGPESGRLTGDDSGPGRMSEPEQIIERARRLLSEAAADPAPSHGAGAEAAEAAEAAAPREFAEAAAPAPPAPPAVSSDPVRRGDLDGVRLLVTAGGTREPIDPVRYLGNRSSGRQGVAVAAAAADRGAKVVLLAANVDESVLAGVRDRGAVRVVPIGTAAELEAAAHAAASGAEAVIMAAAVADYRVAEVAEHKIRKEDTAGEAPTLTLVENPDILVGLVRGRRPGQVIVGFAAETVAAESDADDELLERGRRKLARKGVDLLAVNAVGWTEGFESDANRLYVLDADGRVAGEASGSKREVADRLLDAVRDELRALSH; encoded by the coding sequence ATGAACATCGTGCTGGGTGTGACCGGTGGCATCGCCGCGTACAAGGCCGTCGCTGTGGCGCGGCTGCTCGTCGAGGACGGCCACGACGTGCACGTCGTCCCGACCGACGACGCCCTGCGCTTCGTCGGGGCGCCGACCTGGGAGGCGATCAGCCGCAATCCGGTGACCACCTCGGTGCACGAGGACGTCCCCGAGGTGCGGCACGTGGCGCTCGGGCAGCGGGCGGATCTCGTGATCGTCGCTCCGGCGACCGCCAATTCGCTGGCCCGCATGGCTGCCGGCTTGGCGGATGATCTCCTGGGCACGACCCTTCTCGCGACACGCGCACCGCTGCTCGTCGCTCCGGCGATGCACACGGAGATGTGGCAGCATCCCGCGACCCAGGACAATGTGGCGATCCTGCGTTCCCGCGGCGTCGAACTCGTCGGGCCGGAATCCGGGCGGCTGACAGGAGACGACAGCGGGCCGGGTCGTATGAGCGAACCGGAGCAGATTATCGAGCGCGCCCGGCGCCTCCTGAGCGAGGCTGCAGCGGATCCCGCACCGTCGCATGGTGCTGGCGCCGAGGCGGCGGAGGCAGCGGAGGCGGCTGCGCCACGAGAATTTGCTGAGGCGGCCGCGCCGGCCCCACCTGCACCGCCCGCGGTGTCGTCGGATCCGGTTCGTCGCGGCGATCTCGACGGGGTTCGGCTGCTCGTGACGGCCGGCGGCACCCGGGAGCCGATCGACCCGGTGCGCTACCTCGGCAACCGCTCGAGCGGGCGGCAGGGGGTCGCGGTGGCTGCCGCGGCGGCGGATCGGGGCGCGAAGGTGGTGCTGCTCGCGGCGAATGTCGACGAGTCCGTGCTGGCCGGGGTGCGGGATCGCGGCGCCGTGCGGGTCGTGCCGATCGGCACCGCGGCCGAGCTCGAAGCTGCGGCGCACGCTGCCGCATCTGGAGCCGAGGCCGTGATCATGGCTGCGGCCGTGGCCGACTACCGCGTTGCGGAGGTCGCGGAGCACAAGATCCGCAAGGAGGACACCGCGGGCGAGGCGCCGACGCTCACGCTGGTGGAGAATCCGGACATCCTGGTCGGACTGGTGCGCGGACGGCGGCCCGGACAGGTGATCGTCGGCTTCGCGGCGGAGACCGTCGCCGCGGAAAGCGATGCCGATGATGAGCTGCTCGAGCGCGGCCGGCGCAAGCTGGCGCGGAAGGGCGTAGACCTGCTCGCGGTGAACGCCGTCGGGTGGACGGAGGGCTTCGAGAGCGACGCGAACCGGTTGTACGTGCTCGACGCCGATGGGCGGGTCGCCGGCGAGGCGTCGGGATCGAAGCGCGAGGTGGCGGACCGGCTGCTCGACGCTGTTCGCGACGAATTGCGCGCGCTGAGCCACTGA